In Leishmania mexicana MHOM/GT/2001/U1103 complete genome, chromosome 34, one DNA window encodes the following:
- a CDS encoding putative prohibitin, whose product MAAEARKKMNAYGGFGNIIGMSALVGVGCVSIYALYKSVFFVPGGFRAVKFNCITGLYNRTYGEGANFAIPFLETPVVFDIRNKPIEVPTASGSRDLQTVNMAVRVLYQPNVENLYHIYRHIGVNYAETVLPSLINEIIRAVIAQFNASDLLIKRPEVSHRIGVMLAERAKRFNIDITDVSITQMSFGKEYTNAVEAKQVAQQMAERAKFRVEQAEQEKQAAILLAQGEAEAATLVGNAVKRNPAFLELRGLEAARTIAKTLRDHGNGRYYLDSDSLYVNVKDLKIDHSGTK is encoded by the coding sequence ATGGCGGCCGAGGCGCGGAAGAAGATGAACGCGTACGGTGGCTTTGGCAACATTATTGGCATGTCGGCCCTGGTCGGTGTTGGCTGCGTCTCCATCTATGCCCTCTACAAGTCAGTCTTCTTTGTGCCCGGCGGCTTCCGCGCCGTCAAGTTCAACTGCATCACCGGCCTTTACAACCGCACCTACGGCGAAGGTGCCAACTTCGCGATTCCATTTCTAGAAACGCCTGTTGTCTTTGACATCCGCAACAAGCCTATCGAGGTGCCTACAGCGAGCGGTAGCCGTGACTTGCAGACGGTAAACATGGCCGTGCGCGTGCTTTACCAGCCCAACGTCGAGAATCTGTACCACATTTATCGTCACATCGGCGTCAACTACGCGGAGACGGTTCTTCCCTCGCTCATTAATGAGATCATTCGCGCTGTTATTGCGCAATTCAACGCCTCTGACCTTCTCATCAAGCGTCCCGAGGTGAGCCACCGCATCGGTGTAATGCTGGCTGAGAGGGCGAAGCGTTTCAACATTGATATCACCGACGTCTCGATCACTCAGATGAGCTTTGGAAAGGAGTATACCAACGCTGTGGAAGCAAagcaggtggcgcagcagatggCTGAGCGGGCCAAGTTCCGGGTGGAGCAGGCAgagcaggagaagcaggCGGCCATTCTGCTGGCGCAGGGTGAGGCTGAAGCCGCCACACTCGTTGGTAACGCAGTGAAGCGCAACCCCGCCTTCCTGGAGCTGCGCGGGCTGGAGGCGGCTCGCACGATTGCCAAAACGCTTCGTGATCATGGCAACGGTCGCTACTACCTCGATAGTGACTCGCTCTACGTCAACGTCAAGGACCTCAAAATCGATCATTCCGGGACGAAGTAA
- a CDS encoding putative transporter — protein MPSGAGVPAALHRQALPFDGGEQPPLTPLPTDPRDDHSRTSQLLFEAPVLLPLTADQRHLIEELDFFKKWYLFCHFVYICTWVLIGFLGLLAMVPHLATVDAFFVAVSSVCNCGLQSVDVGEWSSGATLFRHFLFLPGGVVITSSFQPLLRLFMLHRVRHVFYPEEKDTPQEALLRAKKRAEARRLHYAALVSAITPFVYFFVVNGTLMMMLWSLNVSHLSVFDVFCMTLAAFHSSIFLPMEAYATDAAVTGLVTAACALGFTAFPVLLRFFMLCEWYSVWVVRRLAGLLCGCVELCRSPLDDTSDGEERGASETDDISAALLHASPRHSYSPLDCLHNIDAAFREAMTSKEPGTFHPFLFRPSETVFLGCAWCALTLMQAAPFWYEQWDGVLHGYTWPYKIYLSLCQAAAVRFAAASFVPLLEYSNAHVAVTILAMYLPALPISTDRTYRKWRQMFRTSVVRLLTSRLFWLFTGMVMMLFAEEAELRVQLVKSRFDIMTRTLFEVISAYAGCGLSLSLPDSNVSFVGFTDTFCKLIIAAIILGGRHRFVDLGIDLGFSSLQSDVHATSLSERISSSQT, from the coding sequence ATGCCATCTGGTGCTGGTGTACCTGCCGCACTCCACCGTCAGGCGCTCCCCTTTGATGGAGGTGAGCAGCCGCCACTGACGCCGCTTCCCACGGATCCCAGAGATGACCACTCCCGCACCTCTCAGCTCTTGTTTGAGGCACCTGTGCTTCTGCCTCTCACTGCAGACCAGCGGCACCTCATTGAGGAGCTCGATTTCTTCAAGAAATGGTACCTCTTTTGCCATTTTGTGTACATCTGCACATGGGTTTTGATTGGGTTTCTTGGTCTGCTCGCCATGGTCCCTCACCTCGCAACTGTTGACGCCTTCTTTGTCGCCGTATCCTCGGTGTGCAACTGCGGTCTGCAGTCAGTGGACGTAGGGGAATGGTCTTCCGGTGCAACACTTTTCCGGCATTTTTTGTTTCTACCTGGAGGTGTTGTGATCACCAGCAGCTTTCAACCTCTTCTGCGGCTCTTCATGTTGCACCGCGTGCGGCACGTCTTTTACCCCGAAGAGAAGGATACACCACAGGAGGCGTTATTACGGGCGAAGAAGCGAGCTGAGGCGCGCCGCTTACACTACGCTGCTCTCGTGAGCGCCATCACCCCCTTTGTGTACTTCTTCGTCGTCAACGGTACCCTCATGATGATGCTGTGGAGTCTCAACGTCTCACACCTTTCTGTCTTTGACGTGTTCTGCATGACACTCGCTGCATTCCATAGCTCCATCTTCTTACCCATGGAGGCGTACGCGACGGACGCTGCTGTGACGGGCCTGGTGACAGCAGCGTGCGCACTCGGGTTTACCGCCTTCCCTGTCTTGCTTCGCTTTTTTATGCTGTGCGAGTGGTACTCGGTGTGGGTCGTACGCCGCCTTGCCGGTCTTctgtgcggctgcgtcgaGCTCTGCCGCTCGCCGTTGGATGACACTAGCGAcggtgaggagaggggcgccAGCGAAACTGATGACATCTCTGCGGCCTTGCTTCACGCTTCGCCACGCCACTCTTACTCTCCCTTGGACTGCCTACATAATATAGACGCTGCATTTCGGGAGGCGATGACGTCTAAAGAGCCGGGCACCTTTCACccgtttctttttcgtcCGAGTGAAACGGTCTTTTTGGGCTGTGCGTGGTGCGCCCTGACCCTGATGCAAGCGGCCCCGTTCTGGTATGAGCAGTGGGATGGGGTGCTGCACGGATACACGTGGCCGTACAAAATATACCTATCTCTCTGCcaggccgctgccgtccgcttcgccgccgcctcctttgtgccgctgctggagtaCAGCAATGCTCATGTAGCGGTAACCATCCTCGCCATGTACCTCCCTGCTCTCCCGATATCGACCGATCGCACGTACCGCAAGTGGAGGCAAATGTTCCGCACCTCGGTCGTCCGCCTTCTCACATCGCGTCTCTTCTGGCTGTTCACTGGAATGGTGATGATGCTCTTTGCAGAAGAGGCCGAGCTTCGGGTGCAGCTGGTCAAGAGTCGTTTTGACATTATGACGCGCACCTTATTTGAAGTCATCAGCGCTTACGCTGGATGCGggctgtcgctgtcgctgcccgATTCGAATGTGTCATTTGTCGGTTTCACTGACACCTTTTGCAAGCTCATCATTGCCGCGATCATCCTCGGCGGTCGGCATCGCTTCGTAGATCTCGGCATCGACTTGGGTTTTAGCTCTCTCCAGTCCGATGTCCATGCGACGTCTTTGAGCGAAAGGATCTCTTCCTCACAGACGTGA
- a CDS encoding putative coatomer zeta subunit: MAFLHRVQAVVALDTTGSRIFAKYFIGEDTPESSKALAPLEKQRALENAVFQAIHDPRRGNHVTYESEILVVEGHIALFHISEDVTIVVIGAGSENEVVLSNVLMGLVDALRQELNTPSLTARLLLENYCALLMTVDEMLDEGIILETDSATVANDLEPYLVDVSNDTARAALTGVNKYLRDNL, from the coding sequence ATGGCCTTCCTGCACCGAGTacaggcggtggtggcactgGACACCACCGGCAGCCGCATCTTTGCCAAGTACTTCATCGGGGAGGACACCCCCGAGTCTTCTAAGGCGCTCGCGCCTCTTGAAAAGCAGCGTGCGCTGGAGAACGCCGTCTTTCAAGCCATTCACGACCCGCGACGCGGCAACCACGTCACCTACGAGAGCGAGATTCTTGTGGTGGAAGGGCACATTGCCCTCTTCCACATCAGCGAAGATGTGACGATCGTTGTCATTGGCGCCGGCTCTGAGAATGAAGTGGTGCTGTCGAACGTGTTGATGGGGCTGGTAGACGCACTGCGCCAAGAACTCAACACACCCTCTCTGACAGCGCGTCTGTTACTGGAGAACTACTGTGCTCTCCTCATGACAGTCGATGAGATGCTGGATGAGGGAATTATCCTAGAAACAGACTCGGCCACCGTGGCGAACGACTTGGAGCCCTACTTGGTCGACGTTAGCAACGACACGGCGCGGGCCGCCCTCACTGGCGTCAACAAGTACCTGCGTGATAATTTGTAG